The proteins below come from a single Vampirovibrio chlorellavorus genomic window:
- the rpaB gene encoding response regulator transcription factor RpaB: MSATSEKESASGQKSTGRADKILIVDDEASIRRILETRFKMLGFDTATAADGEEAMDVFNKFLPDIVVLDIMMPKMDGYGVTKEIRKQADTPVIILTALGDVAERITGLELGADDYVVKPFSPKELEARVKCILRRTTSKSGGTPAASKETNNVVAIGHLKVDLNKRQVFKKNERVRLTGMEFSLLELLVNNSGKPFSRGEILQHVWSYPPDHRIDTRVVDVHISRLRSKLETDISNPELILTARGIGYMFQKID, translated from the coding sequence TTGAGTGCTACATCTGAAAAAGAATCCGCAAGCGGCCAAAAATCGACCGGGCGTGCTGACAAAATTTTAATCGTCGATGATGAAGCCAGCATTCGCAGGATTCTGGAGACCCGCTTCAAGATGCTGGGCTTTGACACCGCTACCGCCGCTGATGGTGAAGAGGCCATGGACGTTTTCAACAAATTCCTGCCCGATATTGTGGTGCTGGACATTATGATGCCCAAAATGGACGGCTATGGGGTCACCAAGGAAATTCGAAAACAGGCCGACACCCCGGTCATCATTCTGACCGCCCTGGGCGATGTGGCCGAGCGCATTACCGGTCTGGAACTGGGCGCCGATGATTACGTGGTCAAACCCTTCAGCCCCAAGGAACTGGAAGCCCGGGTCAAGTGCATCCTGCGGCGGACGACCAGCAAAAGCGGCGGAACGCCCGCAGCCAGCAAGGAAACCAACAACGTGGTGGCCATTGGTCACCTGAAGGTGGATTTGAACAAGCGCCAGGTTTTCAAGAAAAATGAGCGGGTTCGCTTGACCGGTATGGAATTCAGCCTGCTGGAACTGTTGGTCAACAACTCCGGCAAGCCTTTCTCTCGCGGGGAAATTTTGCAGCACGTCTGGTCCTACCCGCCGGATCATCGCATTGATACCCGGGTCGTGGATGTGCATATCAGCCGCCTGCGCTCCAAGCTGGAAACCGATATCAGCAACCCGGAGCTGATTCTGACCGCGCGCGGTATCGGCTACATGTTCCAGAAAATCGATTAG
- a CDS encoding YkgJ family cysteine cluster protein, whose protein sequence is MTNVFAQELGIPLPRCCNLGSCCKGASPSTPYHQLLPRAVAGDDFARGFFSIMVPYATHAEAEQVVPGIVERTLKAAEKQEAFASPADVVFYRCRYQTEDNRCGVWEDRPQFCRDYPDTPFVVMAPGCAFEGWGKACKEKFYALKAEVSRLKELKTELDVLKKAQSLGLSAEASAISDSEVLAPETAYSHPYTKIDELLRAVHNTENLSLILSLTRLYVASPLPSVYFIRFGF, encoded by the coding sequence ATGACCAATGTTTTCGCTCAGGAATTGGGAATCCCCCTGCCCCGATGCTGCAATCTGGGTTCCTGCTGTAAAGGGGCCTCTCCCAGCACACCTTACCATCAGCTACTGCCCCGGGCGGTGGCTGGCGATGATTTCGCCCGTGGGTTTTTCTCCATTATGGTGCCGTATGCCACCCATGCGGAAGCGGAACAAGTGGTTCCGGGCATTGTGGAACGCACCCTGAAAGCGGCGGAAAAACAGGAGGCCTTCGCTTCCCCGGCGGATGTGGTGTTTTACCGTTGCCGCTACCAAACCGAAGATAACCGCTGCGGGGTGTGGGAAGATCGTCCCCAGTTCTGCCGGGATTACCCGGACACCCCCTTTGTGGTGATGGCCCCCGGCTGCGCCTTTGAAGGGTGGGGCAAGGCTTGCAAGGAAAAATTTTACGCCCTGAAAGCGGAAGTTTCCCGCCTGAAAGAACTAAAAACCGAACTGGACGTTTTGAAAAAAGCCCAGTCCCTGGGCTTATCCGCAGAGGCCAGTGCTATCTCCGATTCTGAAGTCCTTGCGCCGGAGACTGCTTACAGTCATCCGTACACGAAGATTGACGAGTTATTACGGGCTGTCCATAATACAGAAAACTTGAGTTTGATCTTGTCCTTAACCCGTTTGTATGTGGCTTCGCCACTGCCATCGGTTTATTTTATTCGCTTTGGGTTTTAA
- a CDS encoding Glu/Leu/Phe/Val family dehydrogenase, whose protein sequence is MSYFEMLQTRGHEGVVFCSDAQTGLKAIIAIHDTTLGPALGGCRMKSYASEAEALTDVLRLSRAMTYKSAMAGLNLGGGKSVVILERPEHKTPALLKAFAERINLLKGNYIGAGDVGSNTDDLKILRQHSPYITGLAEADGGLGDSSILTALGVFRGIQAAVFQKLGRSDLDGVKVAIQGAGKVGFHLLEHLLKAGCTVFISDLNDAALAQVRECYPTVKTCDILRLYEQEVDVFSPNAIGGAITEDIAHALKARIVAGGANNPLSSEKAAKILHQRGILYAPDFVINAGGVIMVACEVEHLSFEAAREKTMGIYETTLRVFEYAQQSHLLPWNAAQKLALNRIEEAQARGYHYGRGQHTERAALV, encoded by the coding sequence ATGTCTTATTTTGAGATGTTGCAAACACGCGGGCACGAAGGCGTGGTCTTCTGCTCGGATGCTCAGACCGGGCTAAAGGCCATCATCGCCATTCACGATACCACCTTGGGGCCCGCGCTGGGGGGATGTCGCATGAAAAGCTACGCCTCCGAAGCCGAGGCCCTGACCGATGTATTGCGCCTGTCCCGGGCCATGACCTACAAATCCGCCATGGCCGGGTTGAATCTGGGTGGCGGGAAGTCGGTGGTCATTCTGGAGCGGCCGGAGCATAAAACCCCGGCGTTGCTGAAAGCCTTTGCCGAGCGCATTAACCTGTTGAAAGGGAATTACATCGGGGCGGGCGATGTGGGCTCCAATACCGACGATTTGAAAATCCTGCGCCAGCATTCTCCTTACATTACCGGTCTGGCGGAAGCCGATGGGGGGCTGGGCGATTCTTCCATCCTGACCGCCCTGGGGGTCTTTCGGGGGATTCAGGCTGCTGTGTTTCAAAAACTGGGCCGCAGCGATCTGGATGGGGTCAAAGTGGCCATTCAGGGGGCCGGGAAAGTGGGCTTTCACTTGCTGGAGCATCTCCTGAAGGCGGGCTGCACCGTCTTTATTTCGGATCTCAACGACGCGGCCCTGGCGCAGGTGCGAGAATGCTACCCCACGGTTAAAACCTGCGACATTTTGCGCCTTTACGAGCAGGAGGTAGACGTCTTCTCTCCCAATGCCATTGGTGGCGCCATTACCGAGGATATCGCCCACGCCCTGAAGGCCCGCATTGTGGCCGGTGGGGCCAATAATCCCCTTTCCAGCGAGAAGGCGGCCAAAATCCTGCATCAGCGAGGCATTTTATACGCCCCGGATTTTGTGATCAACGCCGGTGGGGTGATTATGGTGGCCTGCGAGGTGGAGCATCTTTCCTTTGAAGCGGCCCGGGAGAAAACCATGGGCATCTACGAAACCACCCTGCGGGTGTTTGAGTATGCCCAGCAATCACATCTGCTGCCTTGGAACGCCGCCCAAAAGCTGGCCCTCAATCGCATTGAGGAGGCCCAGGCACGAGGGTATCATTACGGGCGGGGACAGCACACCGAACGGGCCGCCCTGGTCTGA
- a CDS encoding PDZ domain-containing protein yields MRQSDKAIPLGILAVLMVLSTHLSGWTASPAPQARQQAGQIASTKKPPAATSKDAGKPFVIRETYRENSQAANNPLDNKGIVGLDMLVEPDRYPVVQRVFRGTPAQTQGLRIGDTILAINGVRTLHQSLWELDAMISDVPGDVVTLTILRDGKLRKFGLTVMPLSEANASVKSTFSGFGP; encoded by the coding sequence ATGCGTCAATCTGATAAGGCAATACCACTGGGGATTTTGGCAGTCCTCATGGTCCTGTCCACGCACCTTTCGGGATGGACCGCCTCCCCCGCCCCGCAGGCCAGACAGCAGGCCGGACAGATTGCATCCACAAAAAAGCCCCCCGCCGCCACAAGCAAGGATGCGGGCAAGCCCTTTGTGATCCGGGAGACCTACCGGGAGAACAGCCAAGCGGCCAACAACCCGTTGGACAACAAGGGAATCGTGGGATTGGACATGCTGGTGGAGCCCGATCGCTACCCGGTGGTGCAGCGGGTGTTCCGGGGGACGCCTGCCCAAACCCAGGGGTTGCGAATTGGGGATACCATCCTGGCCATTAACGGCGTTCGCACCCTGCACCAAAGCCTGTGGGAACTGGACGCCATGATTTCCGACGTGCCGGGCGATGTGGTGACCCTGACCATCTTGCGGGATGGTAAGCTGCGCAAGTTCGGGCTGACCGTCATGCCCCTCAGCGAGGCCAATGCCAGTGTCAAAAGCACCTTCAGCGGCTTTGGCCCCTAA
- a CDS encoding acylphosphatase: MSSKNATDMLVAKRIIVSGKVQGVGFRYGLAEVARGLHIWGWCRNVPDGTVEAFLQGEAGRMAQVLEWIRQGPPGARVQQVRIEDQAVLEPMLEETIQVFEIRR, encoded by the coding sequence ATGTCTTCAAAAAACGCAACTGACATGCTGGTGGCCAAGCGAATCATCGTGTCCGGCAAAGTGCAAGGGGTGGGGTTTCGGTACGGCTTGGCCGAGGTGGCCCGGGGCCTGCATATTTGGGGTTGGTGCCGTAATGTGCCCGATGGCACCGTAGAAGCCTTTTTGCAGGGAGAGGCCGGACGGATGGCTCAGGTTCTGGAATGGATCCGGCAAGGTCCCCCCGGGGCTCGGGTGCAACAGGTGCGGATCGAGGATCAGGCGGTGTTGGAGCCCATGCTGGAAGAGACCATTCAAGTTTTTGAGATTCGGCGATGA